One Senegalimassilia faecalis genomic window, CGTCGACATGCCTCCGGGAACCTCCGACGTGCTGCTGACCGTGTTCCAGTCGCTGCCCGTCGACGGCATCGTCACCGTGTCGGCTCCGCAGGAGCTGGTGGCCATGATCGTGGGCAAGGCCGTGAACCTAGCGCACGACATGGACGTTGAGGTGCTGGGCCTTGTGGAGAACATGGCGTACTTCAAGTGCGACGAATGCGGCAAGGCGCACCACATCTTCGGCGAGCCGCAGGGCAAGGAAGTGGCCGAGCGCTACAACATCCCCGCATACACCACGCTGCCCATCGACCCGAACTTCGCGCGCCTGTGCGACGAGGGCAAGGTCGAGGATTACGACGTGGAAGGCAAGCTCGACATCATCATCGACAAGATCGTCGAAGCCGCCAACAAGTCCGAAGAAGCTGCTGAATAGCTTCTGAGCTGGGCGTAACAAAATAGCCCGCACCTCACGAAGGTGCGGGCTATTTTGTTGTCGAATGTAAAACGGTGACGCGCCTGGAGCGTCATCGTTTTGCGCGGCGATACGCTCGCCCGTGCCACCCGGAAGGCGCCAAACGAATAGCCGCGTACCGCCGGATGAAGCAGGGCACGAACCGCACCGATCGGCGAGCGAGCTTGGCAAGAAGCCAAGAAGCAGCAGGTCGGAAGCGGAAACATACCGCTAGCGCATGCCTATCGCCGCAGCGCAGAGTCGGCCCTTCCCCATCCGGCCCGAACACCGAAGGAGGTGCTGCACATGTTCCCCACGCTCGATAAGGTGCGCGCGTATGCAGCCGAGGGCCGCTACCGCCGCGTGCCGGTGTGCATGGAGCTGCTTGCCGACCGCTTCACGCCAACCGAGGCGCTGCGGTGCCTGCGCTCGGTTTCGAACCACGTGGTCCTGCTGGAAAACGCGGAAGCCGACGGCACGCAGGGGCGCTACTCGTTTTTGGGATTCAACCCCACGCTGGAACTTTCGTGCACGAACGGGCTGTTGCGCATTCGCGAAGGCGGCACTGACGACGGCGAGGTTATGGCCGTCGAAGACGCCGCCGCGCGCACGTTCGGCGTGCAATTTCATCCCGAAAGCGTCATGACGCCCGATGGAGCCGCCATCATCGCGAACTTCCTAGCGCTGGTCTAGAAAGGAACCCTCATGATCACCGAAGCCATCCATAAACTGGTCGACAAGCAAGACCTTGCATATCAGGAAGCCTACGACACCATCTGCGAGATTATGTCGGGCGCCACCACGCCCGTGCAGACCGCCGCGTTTTTGGCCGCGCTGTCCACGAAGCCAACGAAAGCCGAGACCATCGACGAAATTGCCGGCTGCGCCACCGCCATGCGCACGTTCGCCACGCCGGTGGATTACCCCGAGCCCACGCTCGAAATCGTAGGCACCGGCGGTGACAAGGCGCACAGCTTCAACATCTCCACCACCGCCTCGCTGATTATCGCGGCCGGCGGCGTGAAGGTGGCCAAGCACGGAAACCGCGCTGCATCGTCAAGCTCGGGCGCCGCGGATTGCCTGGAGGCGCTGGGCGTCAACATAGAGCAGAGCCCCGAGCTGTGCTGCAAACTGCTTGATGACGTGGGGATTTGCTTCCTGTTCGCGCAAAAGTACCACGCGGCCATGAAGTACGTCGGCCCTATCCGCAAGGAACTGGGCACCCGCACCGTGTTCAACATCTTGGGGCCGCTCACCAACCCGGCCAGCCCCAAGAACATGATCCTGGGCGTGTACGACGGCGCGCTGGTGGAGCCGCTGGCGCGCGTGCTGGTAAGCCTGGGCGTGCAGCGCGGCATGGTGGTGTACGGCGAATGCGTGCTCGACGAGCTTTCGTGCGCCGGCCCCACGAAGGTGTGCGAGTTCGGCGGCGGCGACTTCCACGCGCCGGCGTTTCGCACCTACGAGCTGACGCCCGAGCAGTTCGGCATGGCCCGCTGCACGCGCGACGATCTGCGCGGCGGCTCGCCCGAAGAAAACGCGCAGATCACGCGCGATATCCTGTCGGGAGCCGAGCGCGGATGCCGCCGCGACACCGTCGTACTCAACGCCGCAGCCGGCCTGTACATCGCCGACGCGGTGCCATCGCTACGCGACGGCGTGGCCCGGGCCAGCGAGCTCATCGACACCGGCGCCGCAACCGTGAAGCTCAACGCCTACATCCAAGCCAGCAACGCGCAATAGCGCCGCCGAAAACCAAAAAAGTGCTCATGTATGTGATTTAATCGACTACCTTACGATATCCACGAATACAGCAAAGCTTTGACCAGGGAAAACGCAACTATTATTTCGAGCTTGCCCTGGCAAAGCCAAGCAAATCACATACATCGGCAATTTTCACGCAGGGTTGGCTGAAATCGCCGACAAATGGCAATGCGCCGCCCACGAAAGGAGCGCAAGTCCCGAACTCGCTCGAGTTTGGGACAGATAGCTTGCAGCAACGTCGTTCAACGTTGCTGCAATGAGCCAAGCAGAAAGGACGACGTTGAACATTCTTAATCAGATAGCTGAGCGCACGCGGGAGCGCGTTGCCGAGCAGAAGCGCGTGCGGTCGCTTGCGAGCATGCAGCAGGCAGCCGATGAAGCGTTGACGCGCGATTGCGAGCGATGCGCTGCCGAAAAGCCCGGCCCCGACGGGCTGCCGCTGTCCGGCGAGGCGTTCGCGACGGCCCACGCCGCGGCGCCGTGCAGCTTCCCGTTCGAAGGCGCAATCGAGCGCCCCGGCGTGCAGTTCATCGCCGAGGTGAAGCGGGCAAGCCCCTCGAAAGGCCTCATCGCGGCGGATTTCCCATACCTGCAGATAGCACGTGATTACGAAACCGCAGGTGCGGCGGCCATTTCATGCCCGACCGAGCCGTACTGGTTCCAAGGCCGCAACGAGTACCTGACCGAAATCGCCGAGGCGGTAAGCATCCCGGTTCTGCGCAAAGACTTCGTGGTGGACGAGTACATGGTCTACGAGGCGAAGGCGCTTGGCGCGCAGGCGGTGCTGCTGATATGCGCCATCCTTGACGATGCGCAGCTTACCGCCTACCGCCAGCTGTGCGACCAACTTCGCCTGTCTACCCTGGTGGAAGCTCATACCGCCAAGGAGATTGAGCGCGCCGTCGCCTGCGGGGCACGCGTGATCGGCGTGAACAACCGCGACTTGAAAACGTTCGATGTGGACATGAACGCCGCCCGCGCGCTGCGCGACTTGGTGCCGCCGCACACGCTGTTCGTGTCCGAAAGCGGCATCGCAACGCCGGCCGACGTCGAGGCGGCGCGCACCATGCGCGCTGACGCCGTGCTGGTGGGCGAAGCGCTTATGCGCGCCGACGACAAGCGCGCCAAGCTCGCCGAGCTGCGAGGAGACGGGCAGCCAAGGTAGCCAGCCGAAGCGTTCGCCAAACATAGCCGCCCGGCGGGTGGCCCAAGGGAAGGTCCTCGCGCAGGCCTAAGCCCTAACGGGAAACAACAGCGAAACGAAGGAAAGGACGAACACGCCATGGAGCACCTGATGGTAAAACTTTGCGGCTTGCGAACCGAAGCCGATGTTGCAGCCGTCAATGCAGCGCTGCCCGACTTCGCCGGGTTCGTCATCGAGGTGCCGGGCAAGCGCCGCAGCGTGGCGCTTGAGGCAGCTATCGCGCTTGCGAAGCGGCTCGATAAGCGCATCCGCCCTGTCGGCGTGTTCGTGAACGCGCCGGTTGAAACCGTCAATCGGTTCCTTGCGGAGGCCCCAAACGCCGCAGCTCAACTGCATGGCGAAGAAGACGCCGCGTACATCGCAAGCCTTCGCCAAGCAGCAGGCCTCACCATCCCGCAATCGCCAACCATCGGGCAGAACGCAGACGGCGAAGCACCATCGGCTACCGAAACGAACGACGCGCACAAGACTTCGCGCCCGAGCGCGCGAAATGCCCGTATCATCCAGGCATTTCGCATCCGCAACGGCACCGACACGCTGAAAGCCGCCGCAAGTGCCGCCGACTTGGTGCTGCTCGACAGCGGCGCGGGAACGGGGCAAACCTTCGACTGGCGATTGCTCACCGGGTTTCCTCGCCCATTTCTACTGGCAGGCGGCTTAGGCCCCGAAAACCTTGCGCAAGCCATCGAACAAGCAGGCGCAGCTGCAGGCAAGCGGTTCCTTGGCGTTGACATGAGCTCTAACTTGGAAACGAACGGCACGAAAGACCCCGCGAAAATGCTCGCCGCCGTACAAGCGGCTCGCGAAAGGCGCCGATGGCGCTGAGCGTTGAGTGAAAGCTCAACCCATCCAAAAGAGCGCGCAGCGCGACACCAACTTCAAGAGCACACCAACGACAGTGTTCTCGTGGTCGGGCCACACCCTTACCGCCGCGCAGCACCTCAACGACATCGTAGACGCCGACTTCTTCCGCATCGAACCGGCCGAGCCCTACACCACGAACTACAACGAGGTGGTCGACGTCGCTCAGGCCGAGCAGAACGCCAACGCCCGCCCCGCGCTGGCGCAAACCGTTGAGGATTGGGATAGCTACAGCACCATCTACCTGGGCTTTCCCGTGTGGTGGTACGATGCACCGCAAATCGTCAAGACGTTCATGGACGCCCACGAATGCACCGGTAAAAACGTCGCCGTGTTCAGCACTTCGGGCGGCAGCAGCACCGAAAGCTGCCTGGGCAGCCTGCGCGCCATCGCGCCGGGCGCCACGTTCACGCGCAGCGTCACGATTGACGGCGATGCCGCGTCCTCGCAGCTTACCCAGCTTGACACCTGGCAAGCGGGGCTGGGGCTGTAATGGCCAAACGCATCACCATCCCCGCCGAAGGGCGCGGGCGGCGACGGTATGGCTTGCGGCCGCTGGCGCAGGGGCGTTCGTTGACCTGAATATCGCCAGCTACCTGTTCTTGCAGGTCAAGTTCGTATTCGCTGACTTAACGATCCCATTCTGGCTGACCACGGCGAAATACACCTTGGTTGCAGCCCTGTTCGCTGTAGCGGGCAACGTCGTGGATACCGCCCTGCGAACAAAGCGCTAAACGAAGCAGCAACGCACTAACAAGTTCGCATGGTCGACAGCCGCCCTTTTGCTCCGACAGGCCATTTTCTGCGCCTTTTTCGAAATAGAGGGGCACCGCCTCAGGCCTGCATGGTTATCGGATCCAGATCTCGTCATCGTTTCACCTGATGACGGTTACCCATATGATACTTATTAGATCCACAAGACCTCGAATTCCGGCAATTCGAGGTCTTGTGCCGCGTCAATCGCCCCTCTTCTTCGAATTCTTTGCACAAAAACGCCAATCCGACGCAAAATGCAATCCTTCCGAGGCCGTTCCACATCAGCGTTTAACTTGCAGCCACAGAACAACCGCGTTACGCGAACATCTTCGCGAAGATGTGCTTCACGATGTCGGTGCGACGCACCACGCCCACGAGCGCGCCTTCGTCGTTGACCACCGGCAGCTTCTTGAACTTTTTCTTCGACAGCATGGCCGCCACGCGCGCGATAGACTGCTCGGGCTTCGCGCACACCACCTTGCGCACGGCGAAATCCATGACGCAACGCTCTTTGAGCTGGTCAACGCGCTCTTCGAAGCTCATGTCATCGAAGTACAGCATAGACGCGTCGCCGCCGGTGAACAGCGTGTGCGCGCGATGCTGGGCCACCGCGCCCATGATGTCGCCGTCGCTGATGAAGCCCACCACGAAGCCGTCCTCGTCCACCACGGGCAGGCTGCTGACGCCGCGCTCGGTCATGATGCGAACCACGTCAGCAATGGTGGCGCTGGCCAGGCACGTGAACGGATCGGCAATCATCACCGCCGACACCGGCGTGCCGGCGGTTTCAAGCGGAATGCTCTCGGGAACAATCTCGGACATTAGCGGTTCTCCTTTACGGAAGCGGAAGCGGATGCAGTTGCGGATGCGGAAGGCGAAGGGACAGACGGCGTGTCAGCTCCAACGGGCGAAGCAGCGTGCTCCAAGGCAGACGACGTGTCGGCATCGGCAGGCGAAGCAGCGTGCTCCAAGGCAGAAGCCGAAGCAACGCCATCGGAACCAGAAGGCGAAGTCGCCGCAGATGAAGCAGCCGAAGAGCCCTTTGCGGCGCTGTTCGCAGCAGCCGGCGAAGAGACAGCTTTGCGCTTCGCGGGGCGCACGGCAACGATGCAGTACACGAGAGACACCAGGCCGATGGCGGCGCACACCTTGTAGGCCACGCCCGCACCGGTGGCGGTTGCCGCCTGGAGCGTTGCGCCGGCCGCAGTGCCACCAGCGGTCACCGACGTCATAACCGTGACGATAAGCGCCGTGCACAAGCCGCCGGCAACCTGACGACCCGTGTTCGCGATGGCGTTGCCGTGCGCAATCATCTCGTTGCGCAGGGCGTTGACGCCCCATGTGTTCACGGGCATGTTCGCCAGCGCCTGACCCGCCGCCTGCAGCATGCAGAACAGAGCCACCACCAAAATGGGCGTAGCGGTAGACGACAGCGACAGGGCGAACAGCGCGCCCGTCATCAGGGCCAAGCCCACCACGGAGATGACGCGCGGGCCAAATTTGTCGAACACCACACCAGAAATGGGGCTGATGATGATGCCCACGGCCGCCGCGGGAAGCATGGCCATACCCGTCTCGAACGCCGAAGCGCCCAGCGCGGTCTGCAGCAGAAGCGGCAGCAACGTGTTCGTAACCAGGCACGCTGCGTTGATAAGCGTCACGATGATAGCCGCCACGCGGAACTCGCGGGTGCGCAGGCAACCCAGATCAAGCAGCGGTTGCTCAAGCTTGCCCTGACGGCGCGCAAACAGCACGAGGCACACCACGCCGGCAGCCACCGAGCCCAGCACCACAGGGCTGGTCCAGCCAAGCGATGAAGCGGTAGAGAAGCCGTACAGCAGACCGCCGAACGCCACGGTGGACAGCGCCACGGAAGCGAAGTCAAGCTTGGGGTTCTTCAGCTCGCCGACGTTCTTCAGCATGAATACTCCCATGACCAGCACAATCAACGAAAGCGGCACGATGGCGCCCACCATGGCGCGCCAACCGAATGCGTCGATGACCGCGCCGCCGGCAACGGGGCCCACGGCGGGGCCTGCGCTCATGACGATGCCGGCCATGCCCATGGCCGTGCCGCGCTTCTCCACGGGAAACACCAGCATGGGCACAACGGCAACCAGCGGCATCAGCACGCCGGATCCGGCCGCTTGCAGTACGCGGCCCACGATCAGCCACAAGAAGTCGGGCGCCACAGCGCACAGCAGCGTGCCCGCGGCAAACGCCACCAGCGCGCCAAAGAACAGCTTGCGCGTAGAGAACTTGTCGATCAAATAGGCGGAAACCGGCACCATGATGCCGCTGACCAGCGGATAGATGGACATGATCCACTGCGCGGTAGACGCATCGATGCCGAAGTCGGCCATGATGACCGGCAGCGCCGGCGACATGACGGTTTGGTTCAGCAGCGCCAAAAACGCGCCGAGCACCACCACGGCTACAATGCGCACCTGC contains:
- a CDS encoding glutamine amidotransferase-related protein codes for the protein MFPTLDKVRAYAAEGRYRRVPVCMELLADRFTPTEALRCLRSVSNHVVLLENAEADGTQGRYSFLGFNPTLELSCTNGLLRIREGGTDDGEVMAVEDAAARTFGVQFHPESVMTPDGAAIIANFLALV
- the trpD gene encoding anthranilate phosphoribosyltransferase, yielding MITEAIHKLVDKQDLAYQEAYDTICEIMSGATTPVQTAAFLAALSTKPTKAETIDEIAGCATAMRTFATPVDYPEPTLEIVGTGGDKAHSFNISTTASLIIAAGGVKVAKHGNRAASSSSGAADCLEALGVNIEQSPELCCKLLDDVGICFLFAQKYHAAMKYVGPIRKELGTRTVFNILGPLTNPASPKNMILGVYDGALVEPLARVLVSLGVQRGMVVYGECVLDELSCAGPTKVCEFGGGDFHAPAFRTYELTPEQFGMARCTRDDLRGGSPEENAQITRDILSGAERGCRRDTVVLNAAAGLYIADAVPSLRDGVARASELIDTGAATVKLNAYIQASNAQ
- the trpC gene encoding indole-3-glycerol phosphate synthase TrpC, with amino-acid sequence MNILNQIAERTRERVAEQKRVRSLASMQQAADEALTRDCERCAAEKPGPDGLPLSGEAFATAHAAAPCSFPFEGAIERPGVQFIAEVKRASPSKGLIAADFPYLQIARDYETAGAAAISCPTEPYWFQGRNEYLTEIAEAVSIPVLRKDFVVDEYMVYEAKALGAQAVLLICAILDDAQLTAYRQLCDQLRLSTLVEAHTAKEIERAVACGARVIGVNNRDLKTFDVDMNAARALRDLVPPHTLFVSESGIATPADVEAARTMRADAVLVGEALMRADDKRAKLAELRGDGQPR
- a CDS encoding phosphoribosylanthranilate isomerase, translating into MEHLMVKLCGLRTEADVAAVNAALPDFAGFVIEVPGKRRSVALEAAIALAKRLDKRIRPVGVFVNAPVETVNRFLAEAPNAAAQLHGEEDAAYIASLRQAAGLTIPQSPTIGQNADGEAPSATETNDAHKTSRPSARNARIIQAFRIRNGTDTLKAAASAADLVLLDSGAGTGQTFDWRLLTGFPRPFLLAGGLGPENLAQAIEQAGAAAGKRFLGVDMSSNLETNGTKDPAKMLAAVQAARERRRWR
- a CDS encoding flavodoxin, with the protein product MKAQPIQKSAQRDTNFKSTPTTVFSWSGHTLTAAQHLNDIVDADFFRIEPAEPYTTNYNEVVDVAQAEQNANARPALAQTVEDWDSYSTIYLGFPVWWYDAPQIVKTFMDAHECTGKNVAVFSTSGGSSTESCLGSLRAIAPGATFTRSVTIDGDAASSQLTQLDTWQAGLGL
- a CDS encoding CBS domain-containing protein, whose product is MSEIVPESIPLETAGTPVSAVMIADPFTCLASATIADVVRIMTERGVSSLPVVDEDGFVVGFISDGDIMGAVAQHRAHTLFTGGDASMLYFDDMSFEERVDQLKERCVMDFAVRKVVCAKPEQSIARVAAMLSKKKFKKLPVVNDEGALVGVVRRTDIVKHIFAKMFA
- a CDS encoding DHA2 family efflux MFS transporter permease subunit; translated protein: MSSTSSIPASGKITGVQVRIVAVVVLGAFLALLNQTVMSPALPVIMADFGIDASTAQWIMSIYPLVSGIMVPVSAYLIDKFSTRKLFFGALVAFAAGTLLCAVAPDFLWLIVGRVLQAAGSGVLMPLVAVVPMLVFPVEKRGTAMGMAGIVMSAGPAVGPVAGGAVIDAFGWRAMVGAIVPLSLIVLVMGVFMLKNVGELKNPKLDFASVALSTVAFGGLLYGFSTASSLGWTSPVVLGSVAAGVVCLVLFARRQGKLEQPLLDLGCLRTREFRVAAIIVTLINAACLVTNTLLPLLLQTALGASAFETGMAMLPAAAVGIIISPISGVVFDKFGPRVISVVGLALMTGALFALSLSSTATPILVVALFCMLQAAGQALANMPVNTWGVNALRNEMIAHGNAIANTGRQVAGGLCTALIVTVMTSVTAGGTAAGATLQAATATGAGVAYKVCAAIGLVSLVYCIVAVRPAKRKAVSSPAAANSAAKGSSAASSAATSPSGSDGVASASALEHAASPADADTSSALEHAASPVGADTPSVPSPSASATASASASVKENR